The following coding sequences lie in one Sesamum indicum cultivar Zhongzhi No. 13 linkage group LG9, S_indicum_v1.0, whole genome shotgun sequence genomic window:
- the LOC105170629 gene encoding apyrase 2, with translation MEKALKRNRQQESWPDKIQKWRGPILLVSVPLLLISFVLFLMPASSPSDSISRKFSPDFLSKRYAVIFDAGSSGSRVHVFCFNQQLDLVPMGQDLELFLQRKPGLSGYAKDPEAAANSLSDLLEKAQAAVPKELRYNTPVRVGATAGLRQLEGDTSDRILQAVRDFLKNKSSLKSQADWVTVLDGNQEGAYQWVTINYLLGNLGKKYSSTVGVVDLGGGSVQMAYAISESDAAKAPMLSDGEDSYVQQMYLKGRKYHLYVHSYLHYGLLAARAEILKVDQEDDNPCILAGYNGSYKYGQAVYRASALPSGSSLSKCREVAIKALKINESSCTHMKCTFGDVWNGGGGDGQKNLFVASFFFDRAAEAGFIDPNLAVAKVHPADFEDAAKRACQTSLEDGSSAFPHVEPENLPYLCMDLVYQFTLLVDGFGLDPWQEITLVKKVKYQNSLVEAAWPLGSAIEVVSSMV, from the exons ATGGAGAAAGCTCTGAAGAGAAATAGGCAGCAGGAGTCCTGGCCTGACAAGATCCAGAAATGGCGTGGCCCCATACTATTGGTTTCGGTCCCTCTCCTGCTCATCTCCTTTGTTCTCTTTCTCATGCCCGCCAGTTCCCCTTCAGATTCCATCTCCCGCAAGTTCTCACCCGACTTCCTGTCTAAGCGATATGCGGTCATCTTCGATGCCGGCAGCTCTGGCAGTAGGGTCCACGTGTTCTGCTTCAATCAGCAGCTCGATCTGGTTCCAATGGGCCAAGATCTTGAGCTTTTTCTGCAG AGAAAACCAGGTCTGAGTGGATATGCAAAGGACCCTGAGGCTGCTGCAAATTCACTCTCAGATCTCCTTGAAAAAGCACAAGCAGCAGTTCCCAAAGAGCTGCGGTACAACACGCCGGTCAGAGTTGGG GCTACTGCTGGGCTAAGGCAATTGGAAGGCGATACATCGGATAGAATATTACAAGCA GTGAGggactttttgaaaaataaaagctcCCTTAAGTCCCAGGCTGACTGGGTCACAGTTCTGGATGGAAATCAGGAAGGTGCTTATCAATGG GTTACCATTAACTATCTGTTAGGAAATTTGGGGAAGAAATACTCTAGTACTGTTGGAGTGGTCGATCTTGGGGGTGGTTCTGTGCAGATGGCATATGCCATCTCAGAGTCAGATGCTGCAAAAGCTCCAATGTTATCAGATGGAGAGGACTCTTATGTGCAGCAAATGTATCTCAAGGGAAGAAAATATCATCTCTACGTTCACAG TTACCTGCACTATGGTTTACTGGCTGCTCGAGCTGAGATTTTGAAGGTTGATCAAGAAGATGATAATCCATGTATATTGGCGGGATATAATG GTTCTTACAAGTATGGCCAAGCAGTTTATAGGGCTTCAGCTCTACCATCTGGTTCCAGCCTGAGCAAATGTAGAGAAGTAGCTATCAAGGCTCTGAAAATCAATGAATCATCATGCACCCACATGAAATGTACGTTTGGGGACGTGTGGAATGGTGGGGGAGGGGATGGCCAGAAGAATTTGTTtgttgcttcatttttctttgatagaGCTGCTGAg gCCGGATTTATTGACCCAAACTTGGCTGTTGCAAAAGTTCATCCAGCTGATTTTGAGGATGCAGCCAAACGGGCTTGTCAAACTAGTCTCGAGGATGGCAGTTCTGCATTTCCTCATGTGGAACCAGAAAACCTGCCATACTTGTGCATGGACCTTGTATACCAATTTACATTGCTTGTTGACGGCTTTG GTCTTGATCCGTGGCAAGAGATTACTTTGGTGAAAAAggtcaaatatcaaaattcttTGGTTGAAGCTGCATGGCCATTGGGCAGTGCAATTGAGGTTGTGTCATCTATGGTCTAA
- the LOC105170630 gene encoding PHD finger protein ING2 isoform X1 — protein MAIARTGVFVDDYLEYSSTLPAELQRLLNTIRELDERSQAMINQTRQQTKYCLGLASQGGAFSRKNEEEEVFDKLRKDIEANQDSALSLCTEKVLLARQAYDLIDSHIKRLDEDLNNFVEDLKQEGKIAPDEPAVLPPLPLVPKSEKRKLLYGTPQSKRIDYKDRDWDRERDRDFELMPPPGSIKKDFASPVELDQPIDPNEPTYCVCHQVSFGDMIACDNENCQGGEWFHYACVGLTPETRFKGKWYCPTCRQLPH, from the exons ATGGCCATTGCGAGAACGGGAGTTTTTGTAGACGACTATTTGGAGT ATTCGAGCACGCTGCCGGCGGAGCTTCAAAGGCTTCTCAATACCATCAGAGAACTGGATGAGCGGTCTCAAG CAATGATAAACCAGACAAGGCAGCAAACTAAATACTGTCTGGGTTTGGCATCTCAAGGGGGCGCCTTCTCTAGGAAAAACGAGGAGGAAGAGGTTTTTGATAAGCTTCGCAAGGATATTGAGGCAAACCAGGACAGCGCTCTCAGTCTCTGCACCGAGAAAGTTCTACTGGCCAGACAAGCTTATGATCTT ATCGACAGTCACATAAAACGCCTTGATGAGGATCTTAACAACTTTGTCGAAGATCTCAAACAAG AGGGAAAGATAGCACCAGATGAGCCAGCTGTGCTTCCACCATTACCTCTAGTTCCTAAAAGTGAAAAACGCAAATTACTTTATGGAACACCTCAATCAAAGAGGATAGATTACAAGGACAGGGATTGGGATCGGGAGCGTGATAGAGATTTTGAGCTCATGCCTCCTCCTGGCAGCATTAAGAAAGACTTTGCTTCTCCCGTTGAGCTTGATCAACCCATTGATCCAAATGAACCCACTTACTGCGTTTGTCATCAG GTTTCTTTTGGTGATATGATTGCCTGTGACAATGAAAAC TGCCAAGGAGGTGAATGGTTTCATTATGCTTGCGTTGGCCTGACTCCTGAGACGAGATTTAAAGGAAAGTGGTATTGCCCGACCTGCAGACAATTACCACACTGA
- the LOC105170630 gene encoding PHD finger protein ING2 isoform X2, whose amino-acid sequence MSGLKVAHFSYFPGGAFSRKNEEEEVFDKLRKDIEANQDSALSLCTEKVLLARQAYDLIDSHIKRLDEDLNNFVEDLKQEGKIAPDEPAVLPPLPLVPKSEKRKLLYGTPQSKRIDYKDRDWDRERDRDFELMPPPGSIKKDFASPVELDQPIDPNEPTYCVCHQVSFGDMIACDNENCQGGEWFHYACVGLTPETRFKGKWYCPTCRQLPH is encoded by the exons ATGAGCGGTCTCAAGGTTGCccatttttcctattttccaG GGGGCGCCTTCTCTAGGAAAAACGAGGAGGAAGAGGTTTTTGATAAGCTTCGCAAGGATATTGAGGCAAACCAGGACAGCGCTCTCAGTCTCTGCACCGAGAAAGTTCTACTGGCCAGACAAGCTTATGATCTT ATCGACAGTCACATAAAACGCCTTGATGAGGATCTTAACAACTTTGTCGAAGATCTCAAACAAG AGGGAAAGATAGCACCAGATGAGCCAGCTGTGCTTCCACCATTACCTCTAGTTCCTAAAAGTGAAAAACGCAAATTACTTTATGGAACACCTCAATCAAAGAGGATAGATTACAAGGACAGGGATTGGGATCGGGAGCGTGATAGAGATTTTGAGCTCATGCCTCCTCCTGGCAGCATTAAGAAAGACTTTGCTTCTCCCGTTGAGCTTGATCAACCCATTGATCCAAATGAACCCACTTACTGCGTTTGTCATCAG GTTTCTTTTGGTGATATGATTGCCTGTGACAATGAAAAC TGCCAAGGAGGTGAATGGTTTCATTATGCTTGCGTTGGCCTGACTCCTGAGACGAGATTTAAAGGAAAGTGGTATTGCCCGACCTGCAGACAATTACCACACTGA